The following proteins come from a genomic window of Trichoplusia ni isolate ovarian cell line Hi5 chromosome 16, tn1, whole genome shotgun sequence:
- the LOC113502074 gene encoding solute carrier family 22 member 6-B-like — protein sequence MERNGDDQSGSKDQSTEVKKDEDKMVNAIGALERWQIILCLMVAVPTKVSAAWQQLGIVFVAPATSFQCTETNLTDSIQPATCYKDCVKYEYYTEFENTIISEWDLICERAWMANFTQMLCMAGVLLGSVIFGFIADR from the coding sequence atggaaAGAAATGGAGATGATCAATCAGGATCAAAGGATCAGAGTACAGAGGTCAAAAAGGATGAAGATAAAATGGTGAACGCCATAGGGGCTTTGGAAAGGTGGCAGATAATACTGTGTTTGATGGTAGCGGTGCCTACGAAGGTCTCCGCGGCCTGGCAGCAGCTTGGGATCGTGTTCGTGGCGCCCGCGACCAGCTTCCAGTGCACGGAGACGAACCTCACGGACAGCATCCAGCCGGCGACGTGCTACAAGGACTGTGTCAAGTACGAGTACTACACGGAGTTCGAGAACACCATCATCTCGGAGTGGGACCTCATCTGCGAGAGAGCCTGGATGGCTAACTTCACCCAGATGCTGTGCATGGCCGGTGTGTTGCTTGGAAGTGTCATTTTCGGATTTATAGCTGATAGGTAa